The genomic DNA CCATAGTTGCTGATTGTATATTCTTATCAATCGACAATACCAAATCTTTCCCATCAAGGACAGGTTTAGTTTTAGTAGATTGTACCGTATCTATATAGCGTCCATTGTTATCTTGAATCATAACACGTAAACCATTTTCGCCCTGTAAATACTTGTCAAATTGATACTCTAACCCTTCTAAGCCTATAATACGCTCATTTTTATTAGAATCTACATCCATTTTGGTCACACCAATCACTTGTCCAAATAAATTACCATCCGGATAACGCCTTTCCGCTACTGGTGTTATTTTGATACCAGGAATATTTAATTCCTTAATTTTATTGGCTACTTCTTTATCTACCTTACGTTTTAAATAACGATCTCCTTTAGATTTCCCTTCATATGTTCTATAATCAAACACTTGATAAATTTTAGCCTTCGGTTGATCTAATATCATCGCTAGTTGATCCAAATTCTTGTAGAACTCTTTCTCACTATTTTGCATATTCAGCAATAATTTAGGTTTATTTTGTAATTTCATTTTTTCTATATGAAATTTTGGCAACTGATATGGATCCACCAGAACATTGCGCATAGGCTCATTCATGGCAAGAATCACACCATTACGGTCAACAATTCTACCTCTTTCTGCTACCACAGGCACACTACGATAATAAATGTTATTACCATGAGCTTCCCATTTAGGTACCTCTACCATTTGAAAATAAGCCACTCGTACAAAAATAGCCAAAAAAGATAAAAACAAGATGTTCAAGACAAGATTAATCCTGTTATTTTCTGATATTCTACGTTTTTTCTTGTCTTGATTAGATCGAACTTGTTTATAGTTGTCTTGAATTAACATAATTAATATCCAGCTTTTAACACTCGTTTTGTATCATAATTTGGTAGTACCATACCGATTTTAGATGCTTTTTGTTTAATTCTTGTAATATTGGTTAATTGTGCTCTTTCCAACTGCATAATGCGGTATTCTTCTTCTAAATTATGTGCTAAATGCCTTTCATTCTCTGCTCGATCAAAATAACCCTTCGTTTGACTTCTCATAGACACCAATATCATCGCTGAAACGAAGACTACCACTAACAAAAAAAAATTTAAAAAGACACTTGTTTTAGTCATCGGAAACACCCCCTGCATGTACCGCCACTCTCATAATGGCCGAACGAGAACGATAATTATGGCTAACTTCCTCATTCGACGGTTTTATAGGCTTGCCTACAATTCTCAATGGCATTTCTTGCCTTCCATTGTCTTTAATCATGACCCACTTAGGATGATATTCAGGACTTGAATTTTTTTTTATAAATTGTTTAATAATTCTGTCCTCTAATGAATGGAAGGCAATCGACACCAGTCTTCCTCCGCTATCTAATACATTTAAAAGATCAGGTAATACTATTTTTATTTCTTCTAATTCTTGATTAATTTTTATGCGTATTGCCTGAAATGTTCTGGTTGCAGGATGTTGTCCCTTGTGTCTGACTTTGATCGTCCTACTAATCAAATCAGCCAGCTCTTTTGTTGTCTCTATCTCTTTATTCTCTCTATAAGAGACAATCTCTCGAGCTACTTTTCTATAAAATCTTTCCTCCCCATAAACTTTGATCACCTGTGCTAACTCTTGCTCACTGACTTGGTTTAACCACTCTTTTGCCGTAATGCCTTGAGAATTATCCATTCTCATATCAAGAGGCGCTTCAAATCTAAAACTAAATCCTCTCTCAGCCTGATCAAGTTGTGGTGTCGATAGCCCAAAATCAAACAAAATTCCATTAATTTTTTTTATATTCAAACGTTGTAACTCATAGACAAGATTTTTAAATCCACTATGAACCACTAACACTCTCTTATCATCCAAAGCTAATTGTTCTGCTATTTTTATTGCTTCCGGATCTTTATCAAAAACAACCAGAATACCTTCTTGACCTAAATGCTCCAGTATTTTTCTTGAATGACCACCCCTACCAAAAGTTGCATCCACATAAACACCATCGGTTTTTATGTCCAAAGCACTAACTGCTTCATTAAGTAAAACAGTGGTATGCTCCATAAATTAAATCCGTAGATCTGTCCGACTTAATTCTGCTTCCAAGGTTTCTGGATCCATATCCAAAATAGCTTTGGTTTCTTGATCCCAACGTGCCTTACCCCAAACTTCTAAACGATCGGCACGCCCGACCATAACCACCTCTTTTTCTTGGCTGAACTCAACCAAAGATCTTAACCTTGAGGGAATCAGAATCCTACCTGCTGCATCTGGTTCTAATTTTTCCATATTGCCCAAAACCAGTTGTTGGAATTGCTGTAAAATTCGGTTACCTGTTGTAGGCAAATTCATTAATTGGTCACGAACACCAACCCAATTAGGCTCAGGGTACAGCAATAAATGAGTTCTATCTTTCAAAGTGGTACACAATACAGCAGCTGGCATAAATTTTAATAAACTCTCTCTGAACTTGGCTGGAATAGCCAAACGACCTTTGTGATCTATCGAGAGTTCTTGTACACCATTAAACATATTTCCCCACTTCGTAGAAAAAACTCCATAATCTCCTACTTAACCCCACTTTCACCCACAATATAATAAAAAATTCATTAATGAGCAACCTTAAAATAAAAAAATATAAAAAAATGATTTCTAAAAATATTAAATTAGAATAAAGTTACAAGAATCAAATGATATAAAATTTATATTGATTGTCTTAGTTTTTCTCTTGAGAATCAAAAATAAAAGTCGCTTTTGTCAAGAAAAATATTTAGAATAGACCTCTTTAAAAATATAGGAAT from Neisseriaceae bacterium includes the following:
- the rsmH gene encoding 16S rRNA (cytosine(1402)-N(4))-methyltransferase RsmH yields the protein MEHTTVLLNEAVSALDIKTDGVYVDATFGRGGHSRKILEHLGQEGILVVFDKDPEAIKIAEQLALDDKRVLVVHSGFKNLVYELQRLNIKKINGILFDFGLSTPQLDQAERGFSFRFEAPLDMRMDNSQGITAKEWLNQVSEQELAQVIKVYGEERFYRKVAREIVSYRENKEIETTKELADLISRTIKVRHKGQHPATRTFQAIRIKINQELEEIKIVLPDLLNVLDSGGRLVSIAFHSLEDRIIKQFIKKNSSPEYHPKWVMIKDNGRQEMPLRIVGKPIKPSNEEVSHNYRSRSAIMRVAVHAGGVSDD
- a CDS encoding cell division/cell wall cluster transcriptional repressor MraZ; protein product: MFNGVQELSIDHKGRLAIPAKFRESLLKFMPAAVLCTTLKDRTHLLLYPEPNWVGVRDQLMNLPTTGNRILQQFQQLVLGNMEKLEPDAAGRILIPSRLRSLVEFSQEKEVVMVGRADRLEVWGKARWDQETKAILDMDPETLEAELSRTDLRI
- the ftsL gene encoding cell division protein FtsL — translated: MQGVFPMTKTSVFLNFFLLVVVFVSAMILVSMRSQTKGYFDRAENERHLAHNLEEEYRIMQLERAQLTNITRIKQKASKIGMVLPNYDTKRVLKAGY